From Toxorhynchites rutilus septentrionalis strain SRP chromosome 2, ASM2978413v1, whole genome shotgun sequence, a single genomic window includes:
- the LOC129767658 gene encoding ATP-dependent (S)-NAD(P)H-hydrate dehydratase: MPINVIGQFSTLRRGLVSYCSQQNIPKFVRCQTATIMTDNNTQLLERARSIVPQLAANRHKGQAGRIGVIGGSYEYSGAPYFAAISALKVGADLAYVFCPKLAAPTIKSYSPELIVIPLEDESKDAIKQVKLFLERLHVLVIGPGLGRDSNFLPIVVELIKICRQMAKPLIIDADGLFLITQDITLVKDYEGVILTPNAIEFTRLFGGERNPKAMHNELGEGVTVIEKGVNDRIYNTSTLESYECPAGGSGRRCGGQGDLLSGALATFYCWALASKQETSPALVAGFAACYLTKTCNSYAFKTKRRSMMCSDMIEQIHQVFQDHFEH, from the coding sequence ATGCCAATCAACGTGATTGGGCAATTCTCTACGCTTCGACGTGGTTTAGTGAGTTATTGCTCTCAGCAGAATATACCGAAATTTGTGCGTTGTCAAACCGCAACAATTATGACCGACAACAACACACAGCTACTCGAGCGGGCCCGGAGCATTGTTCCGCAGCTAGCCGCCAATCGCCACAAAGGACAGGCTGGTAGAATCGGTGTAATAGGTGGATCCTATGAGTATAGTGGGGCTCCATATTTCGCCGCAATTAGTGCCTTGAAGGTAGGAGCAGATCTAGCATATGTGTTCTGTCCGAAGCTAGCTGCGCCGACAATCAAATCCTATAGTCCAGAATTGATAGTTATACCCCTAGAGGACGAATCGAAAGATGCCATCAAACAGGTGAAGCTTTTCCTAGAACGACTGCATGTTCTGGTTATAGGGCCAGGATTGGGGCGAGATTCTAATTTTCTTCCAATTGTGGTGGAGCTGATCAAAATTTGTCGACAAATGGCGAAACCCCTGATCATAGATGCAGATGGGCTGTTTTTGATCACGCAGGACATAACATTAGTGAAGGATTATGAAGGAGTGATTCTAACACCGAATGCTATCGAGTTCACTCGCTTGTTCGGAGGTGAGCGGAATCCTAAGGCAATGCACAATGAGTTGGGAGAAGGAGTTACTGTTATTGAAAAAGGTGTCAATGATCGCATTTACAATACTTCAACATTGGAGTCCTATGAGTGTCCTGCTGGAGGATCTGGACGTCGCTGTGGAGGACAAGGAGACTTACTTTCCGGTGCCCTGGCTACTTTCTACTGTTGGGCATTGGCATCTAAACAGGAAACTAGTCCAGCTTTAGTGGCTGGTTTTGCTGCATGTTATTTGACGAAGACTTGTAATAGTTATGCATTTAAGACGAAGAGACGTAGCATGATGTGCTCAGACATGATTGAACAGATACATCAGGTTTTTCAGGACCATTTCGAGCACTAG